Proteins found in one Arachis stenosperma cultivar V10309 chromosome 8, arast.V10309.gnm1.PFL2, whole genome shotgun sequence genomic segment:
- the LOC130943979 gene encoding serine/threonine-protein kinase UCNL-like: MTCPASPELDLDNLKALKILGRGAMGTVFLVQHTTTATYLALKVVDKSSVDAKPDSDRRARWETQVLSRLSHPFLPSLLGTFETDHLLGWAVPYCPGGDLNVLRHRQVDRVFSPAVIRFYVAEILCALDHLHSMGIAYRDLKPENVLIQQTGHVTLTDFDLSRNLTLPKPKTVLITEPKASNRKHDTCHHQSQKGLKKPKSARVSPVSRRRPSFSAGERSNSFVGTEEYVAPEVVRGDGHEFAVDWWALGVLTYEMLYGRTPFKGKNRKETFRNVLMKKPEFIGKQTVLTDLISRLLEKEPSRRLGSVRGAGEIKDHAFFRGLKWDLLTAEVVMRPPFIPSRDDEAHFTEKLTGGGAAGGVDVRDYFQRLKAPQSPSCELHRKNVSWGEF, encoded by the coding sequence ATGACGTGTCCAGCCTCGCCGGAGCTCGATCTCGACAACCTCAAAGCACTCAAAATTCTAGGCAGAGGCGCCATGGGCACCGTCTTCCTCGTCCAACACACAACCACCGCCACCTATCTTGCTCTCAAGGTGGTCGACAAGTCCTCTGTCGACGCAAAGCCAGACTCCGACCGCCGTGCCCGCTGGGAAACCCAAGTGCTGTCCCGCCTCTCCCACCCCTTCCTCCCTTCCCTCCTCGGCACCTTCGAAACAGACCACTTGCTTGGCTGGGCCGTCCCTTACTGCCCCGGCGGCGACCTCAACGTCCTCCGCCACCGCCAAGTGGACCGCGTCTTCTCCCCCGCCGTCATCCGCTTCTACGTGGCCGAGATCCTCTGCGCTCTCGACCACCTCCACTCCATGGGAATCGCCTACCGCGACCTCAAACCTGAAAACGTCCTCATCCAACAAACCGGCCACGTCACCCTAACTGATTTCGACCTCTCACGcaacctcactcttccaaaaccgAAAACGGTTCTCATAACTGAACCCAAGGCCTCTAACAGAAAACATGACACGTGTCACCACCAGAGCCAAAAAGGACTGAAGAAGCCTAAGTCCGCGCGAGTCAGTCCTGTTAGTCGCCGCAGACCGAGTTTTTCCGCCGGAGAAAGGTCGAACTCCTTCGTCGGTACGGAGGAGTACGTGGCTCCGGAGGTGGTTCGCGGCGATGGTCACGAGTTCGCCGTCGATTGGTGGGCCCTAGGGGTGCTGACGTACGAGATGCTGTACGGAAGGACGCCGTTTAAGGGGAAGAACAGAAAGGAGACGTTTCGGAACGTGTTGATGAAGAAGCCTGAGTTCATCGGGAAGCAGACGGTGTTGACGGATTTGATCTCGCGGTTGCTGGAGAAGGAACCTTCTAGAAGGTTGGGTTCCGTACGTGGAGCCGGTGAGATCAAGGACCATGCGTTTTTCAGAGGTCTCAAGTGGGACCTCCTGACGGCGGAGGTGGTCATGAGGCCGCCGTTTATTCCATCCAGAGATGATGAAGCCCACTTCACGGAGAAACTGACTGGTGGCGGTGCCGCTGGCGGAGTGGACGTAAGGGATTACTTCCAGAGGTTGAAGGCTCCGCAGTCACCTTCTTGCGAGCTTCACCGGAAGAATGTTTCGTGGGGAGAATTCTGA